A window of the Desulforapulum autotrophicum HRM2 genome harbors these coding sequences:
- a CDS encoding 2-isopropylmalate synthase, with translation MEQKNKVVIFDTTLRDGEQSPGASMNTAEKLRIATQLELLGVDVIEAGFPAASKGDFVAVEAIARKLKKCQVAGLCRASEDDITLAWDAIKDAAFPRIHTFIATSDIHLKYKLKMTREEVLENAVNAVRYAASLTPNVEFSAEDGSRSDPDFLCKVFEAVIDAGATTVNLPDTVGYAVPEEFAALVTHVLKNTPNIDRAVLSVHCHNDLGLATANTLAAIRAGARQAEVTVNGIGERAGNTSLEEVVMSLGTRPNFFNEMTSIDTTRIYPTSRLVSMITGIMIQPNRAIVGANAFAHEAGIHQDGMLKNPMTYEIMKPETVGVNKNSLVLGKHSGRHALYAHISEKGYNLSEEELNIVFEKFKHLADRKKSILDEDIDALVNEGVLRGSEVFCLKYLHVSSGTTVCPHASVHLTINDRLVKGATEGNGPIDSVFNTISRLTGTKSELLRFTVSALTEGTDSQGEVTVRLSEGGIVALGKGSDPDIITASALAYINGLNRLEYLKSNPVVRLEAL, from the coding sequence ATGGAACAGAAGAACAAAGTAGTCATTTTCGACACCACCCTCCGGGATGGTGAGCAATCACCCGGAGCAAGCATGAACACAGCGGAAAAACTTCGCATTGCCACTCAGCTTGAACTTCTAGGGGTGGATGTGATCGAGGCAGGCTTTCCGGCAGCCTCCAAGGGAGATTTCGTTGCCGTTGAGGCCATTGCACGAAAACTCAAAAAATGCCAGGTGGCAGGCCTCTGCCGGGCCTCAGAGGATGACATTACCCTGGCCTGGGATGCCATCAAGGATGCGGCCTTCCCGAGAATTCACACCTTTATTGCAACCTCTGATATTCATCTTAAGTATAAGCTCAAGATGACTCGGGAGGAGGTGCTGGAAAATGCCGTCAATGCCGTACGCTATGCGGCATCGTTGACGCCCAACGTGGAATTTTCCGCAGAAGACGGCTCCAGGAGCGATCCTGATTTTCTCTGCAAGGTATTTGAGGCAGTCATTGATGCAGGCGCAACAACGGTCAACCTGCCTGATACCGTTGGGTATGCCGTTCCCGAAGAGTTTGCCGCCCTTGTAACCCATGTGTTGAAAAACACACCCAACATTGACCGGGCTGTTTTAAGTGTCCACTGCCACAACGACCTTGGGCTTGCCACGGCAAATACCCTTGCCGCCATAAGGGCAGGTGCCCGCCAGGCAGAGGTGACTGTCAACGGCATTGGTGAAAGGGCTGGCAACACCTCCCTTGAAGAGGTGGTCATGTCCCTGGGCACCCGGCCTAACTTCTTTAACGAGATGACCTCCATTGACACCACAAGGATCTACCCCACAAGCCGGCTTGTGAGCATGATCACCGGCATCATGATTCAACCCAACCGGGCCATTGTGGGGGCCAACGCCTTTGCCCACGAGGCAGGCATCCACCAGGACGGAATGCTCAAAAACCCCATGACCTACGAGATCATGAAGCCTGAAACCGTTGGGGTCAATAAAAACAGCCTGGTCCTTGGCAAACATTCAGGCCGTCACGCCCTTTACGCCCATATTTCAGAAAAGGGGTATAACCTGTCCGAGGAAGAACTCAACATTGTGTTTGAAAAATTCAAGCATTTGGCTGACAGGAAAAAGAGCATCCTTGATGAGGATATTGACGCACTTGTGAACGAAGGGGTTTTAAGGGGATCAGAGGTATTCTGTCTCAAATATCTCCATGTTTCAAGCGGCACCACCGTCTGCCCCCATGCCAGCGTTCATCTAACCATCAACGACCGCCTGGTTAAGGGTGCCACAGAAGGCAACGGACCCATTGACTCTGTGTTCAATACCATCTCCCGACTGACCGGTACCAAATCCGAACTGCTCCGTTTTACCGTGAGCGCACTTACCGAGGGAACAGATTCCCAGGGCGAAGTAACGGTACGCCTTTCAGAGGGTGGTATCGTTGCCCTTGGAAAGGGATCGGACCCTGACATCATCACCGCAAGTGCCCTTGCCTACATCAACGGACTCAACCGGCTGGAGTATCTCAAATCCAATCCCGTGGTGAGACTGGAGGCGCTTTAG
- the cimA gene encoding citramalate synthase, with product MKQVLIYDTTLRDGMQGENICFSPEEKVKIAQKLDDMGIHYIEGGWPGSNPSAVRFFDLIKDVKFKCAKIAAFGSTRRANTRAREDRNLQALVKCGAPVVTIFGKSWNLHVEKIMNNTAEENLAMIEESIVFLIGEKREVIYDAEHFFDGFIADPDYAIATLKAAIKGGCKTLVLCDTNGGTLPHELEKITRTVTATMEQTYDFPVQIGIHTHNDIGMAVANAITAVRAGAGMVQGTINGYGERCGNADLTSIIPILALKMDSPCVSPENLKKLLPLSRFVSETANMTPLNSRPFVGKSAFTHKGGIHVSAVMKQSCAYEHMDPSLVGNKRRVLVSEQSGKSNVLYKAKEMGLDLGPDDAFSQNIISAIKELEEDGYQFDVAEGSLKIIMEKLSEQYESHFELESFRVSIEKNRDQPCYAHATIKIRVGDTFEITAAEGDGPVSALDNALRKALTKIYPTISDMHLIDFKVRVIEGSGSTDSKVRVLIESRDENNIFSTIGVSEDIIEASWQALADSFQYKLALDKENSV from the coding sequence ATGAAACAGGTGCTAATTTATGACACCACCTTGAGGGACGGAATGCAGGGGGAAAATATCTGCTTTTCCCCGGAAGAAAAGGTGAAAATAGCCCAGAAACTCGATGATATGGGTATCCACTATATTGAAGGCGGATGGCCCGGTTCCAACCCCAGTGCCGTGCGTTTTTTCGACCTGATCAAGGATGTCAAGTTTAAATGCGCAAAAATTGCAGCCTTTGGTTCAACGCGCAGGGCAAACACCCGGGCCCGGGAGGACCGCAATCTCCAGGCCCTGGTCAAATGCGGTGCACCGGTTGTCACCATATTTGGAAAAAGTTGGAATCTCCATGTGGAAAAGATCATGAACAACACCGCCGAAGAAAACCTTGCCATGATCGAAGAGAGCATTGTTTTCCTCATTGGGGAAAAACGTGAAGTGATCTACGATGCAGAACATTTTTTTGACGGGTTCATTGCTGATCCCGACTATGCGATTGCCACATTAAAGGCTGCGATAAAAGGTGGATGCAAGACATTGGTACTCTGCGACACCAACGGGGGCACCCTGCCCCATGAATTAGAAAAAATCACCCGAACCGTGACTGCCACCATGGAACAGACCTATGATTTTCCCGTTCAGATAGGCATCCACACCCACAACGACATCGGAATGGCCGTTGCCAACGCCATAACCGCCGTCAGGGCCGGGGCCGGCATGGTCCAGGGCACAATCAACGGTTATGGAGAACGATGCGGCAATGCAGATCTCACTTCCATCATCCCAATCCTTGCCCTTAAAATGGATAGTCCCTGTGTTAGTCCGGAAAACCTGAAAAAATTACTGCCCCTGTCCAGGTTTGTCAGTGAAACCGCCAACATGACCCCTTTAAATTCAAGACCCTTTGTGGGAAAGAGCGCATTTACCCACAAGGGGGGAATCCATGTAAGCGCCGTGATGAAACAATCCTGCGCCTACGAGCACATGGACCCCTCCCTTGTGGGCAACAAGCGCAGGGTTCTTGTGTCGGAACAGTCGGGAAAGAGCAACGTCCTGTACAAGGCAAAGGAGATGGGACTTGATCTTGGCCCTGATGACGCCTTCAGCCAGAACATCATCTCAGCCATCAAGGAGCTTGAAGAAGACGGGTATCAGTTTGACGTGGCCGAAGGGTCCCTCAAAATCATCATGGAAAAACTGTCTGAACAGTATGAGTCACACTTTGAACTTGAATCCTTCCGGGTTTCCATTGAAAAAAACAGAGACCAACCCTGCTATGCCCATGCCACCATCAAAATACGTGTGGGTGACACCTTTGAAATCACAGCAGCAGAAGGAGATGGTCCAGTCAGTGCCCTTGACAACGCCCTTCGTAAAGCGCTGACCAAGATTTACCCGACCATCAGCGACATGCACCTCATCGACTTCAAGGTCCGGGTGATCGAGGGCAGCGGGTCCACTGACTCCAAGGTTCGGGTTCTTATTGAGTCAAGGGATGAAAATAATATTTTCAGCACAATTGGCGTAAGCGAGGATATCATCGAGGCAAGCTGGCAGGCCCTGGCCGACAGTTTCCAGTATAAACTTGCCCTTGACAAGGAAAATTCAGTTTAA
- the ilvN gene encoding acetolactate synthase small subunit → MTIKKHILSILVDNEPGVLSRIAGLFSGRGYNIDTLSVAQTMESTASRVTMETSGDEHIVEQIIKQLHKLINVITVVDLTEKRHVKRELALIKVHAKSEHRAEILRIVDIFRCRVVDVAQDYYTIEISGNEEKLMAIMDLLTPMGIIETARTGSIALSREKTTKRT, encoded by the coding sequence ATGACCATTAAAAAACATATTTTATCCATTCTCGTTGATAACGAGCCCGGTGTCCTTTCAAGGATTGCAGGGCTGTTCAGCGGCAGAGGTTACAACATCGACACCCTTTCCGTTGCCCAGACCATGGAGTCAACGGCATCCAGGGTCACCATGGAGACCAGTGGGGATGAACACATCGTCGAGCAGATCATCAAGCAACTCCACAAACTGATCAATGTCATCACCGTGGTGGATCTTACGGAAAAACGACATGTCAAGAGAGAACTTGCCCTGATCAAGGTCCATGCGAAATCCGAACACAGGGCCGAAATCCTGAGAATTGTGGATATCTTCAGGTGCAGGGTGGTGGATGTTGCCCAGGATTATTACACCATTGAAATCTCAGGCAACGAGGAAAAACTCATGGCCATCATGGATCTTTTGACCCCCATGGGCATCATTGAAACAGCAAGAACAGGATCCATCGCCCTATCAAGGGAGAAGACCACAAAGCGAACCTGA
- the ilvB gene encoding biosynthetic-type acetolactate synthase large subunit, protein MKLTGAQILIKMIKSQGVDTIFGYPGGAVIDIYDELASNPDLRHILVRHEQGAIHAADAYSRAKGDIGVALVTSGPGATNAVTGIASAYMDSIPIVVFTGQVNSSLIGNDAFQEVDIVGITRPCTKHNYLVKKIENLARIIKEAFFIARSGRPGPVLVDLPKDVMTATIEFEEPPEVHIKSYRPTYSPNKKQLAKVVQLINKAKRPIIFSGGGVVLSKASEEITDLAKMANIPVTASLMGLGTFPASHPLWLGMPGMHGTFRANMSIGECDLMIAAGVRFDDRVTGRLEKFAPKAKIVQIDIDPTSIHKNVSVDCPIVGDCKKSLALLNQMMKRQIDQASVDARSEWIETIENWKSTMPLGYNQNEEIIKPQFVIETLHELTQGKAIITTEVGQNQMWTAQYYGFDRPNHFITSGGLGVMGFGLPAAIGAKAACPDKTVIDIAGDGSIQMNIQEMTTSLEARLPVKVVILNNRYLGMVRQWQDLFYDKRYASTNMECAPDFVKLAEAYGATGLRASKPSEVRETLKQGLATEGTVVMDFIVEREEMVYPMVPAGKSLSEMLLV, encoded by the coding sequence ATGAAATTGACAGGCGCTCAAATCCTGATCAAAATGATAAAATCCCAGGGGGTTGATACCATTTTCGGCTATCCCGGAGGGGCGGTCATAGACATCTATGACGAGCTTGCCAGCAACCCGGATTTGCGACATATCCTTGTTCGCCATGAGCAGGGAGCCATCCATGCGGCAGACGCCTATTCCAGGGCAAAGGGCGACATCGGTGTGGCACTTGTCACCTCGGGACCCGGTGCTACAAATGCCGTCACCGGCATTGCATCAGCCTACATGGATTCCATTCCCATTGTGGTGTTCACAGGCCAGGTCAACTCGTCCCTGATCGGCAACGACGCCTTTCAGGAGGTTGACATCGTGGGGATCACCCGGCCCTGCACCAAGCACAACTACCTTGTGAAAAAAATCGAAAACCTTGCCAGGATCATCAAAGAGGCCTTTTTCATTGCCAGGTCAGGACGCCCCGGACCCGTGCTTGTGGATCTGCCCAAGGATGTGATGACCGCTACCATAGAATTTGAAGAACCACCCGAGGTTCATATCAAATCCTACCGACCGACCTACTCGCCCAACAAAAAACAGCTGGCCAAGGTGGTTCAGCTCATCAACAAAGCAAAGCGACCCATCATATTTTCAGGCGGCGGGGTGGTTCTTTCAAAGGCATCCGAAGAGATAACAGACCTTGCAAAAATGGCGAACATCCCGGTAACCGCATCCCTCATGGGACTGGGGACTTTTCCGGCTTCCCATCCGTTGTGGCTTGGGATGCCCGGCATGCACGGAACCTTCCGGGCCAACATGAGCATAGGCGAATGCGATCTTATGATCGCAGCCGGTGTAAGATTTGACGACCGGGTCACAGGTCGCCTGGAAAAATTTGCACCCAAGGCAAAAATCGTTCAGATCGACATAGATCCCACCTCCATCCACAAGAATGTCAGTGTGGACTGTCCCATTGTGGGCGATTGCAAAAAAAGCCTGGCCCTGCTCAACCAGATGATGAAACGACAAATTGATCAAGCCTCGGTTGACGCACGCAGCGAGTGGATTGAAACCATCGAAAACTGGAAATCGACCATGCCCCTGGGGTACAACCAGAACGAAGAAATCATCAAACCCCAGTTTGTCATTGAAACCCTCCACGAACTCACCCAGGGCAAGGCCATCATCACCACTGAGGTAGGCCAGAATCAGATGTGGACGGCCCAGTATTACGGCTTTGACCGACCCAATCATTTCATCACCTCAGGCGGTCTCGGTGTAATGGGGTTCGGGTTGCCTGCCGCCATTGGTGCCAAGGCTGCCTGTCCTGACAAGACGGTCATCGATATTGCAGGCGACGGCAGCATCCAGATGAACATCCAGGAGATGACCACCTCCCTTGAGGCCAGACTGCCGGTAAAGGTGGTGATCCTCAACAACCGCTACCTTGGCATGGTTCGCCAGTGGCAGGATCTTTTCTATGACAAACGTTACGCTTCCACCAACATGGAGTGTGCCCCGGATTTTGTCAAACTTGCCGAAGCCTACGGTGCAACGGGCCTCAGGGCCTCAAAGCCTTCCGAGGTACGAGAGACCCTGAAACAGGGGCTTGCCACGGAGGGTACGGTGGTCATGGATTTTATCGTTGAGCGTGAAGAGATGGTCTACCCCATGGTTCCGGCGGGTAAATCCCTCTCTGAAATGCTGCTGGTCTAA
- the ilvD gene encoding dihydroxy-acid dehydratase: MRSDTAKKGIARAPHRSLMKAVGFTDEEIQRPLVGIANSANELIPGHMHLDTIVKAVKAGITMAGGTPMEFSTIGVCDGIAMNHKGMHYSLASRELIADSIEVTAMAHPFDAIVMVPNCDKIVPGMIMAAARLNIPAIIMSGGPMLPGITPGGGSKKIDLISVFEAVGAVNKGTMTESELTRIEDAACPTCGSCAGMFTANSMNCLTEAIGIGLPGNGTIPAPMSERIRLAKQAGMRVMELYNKDITPLNILTPEAFRNALAVDMALGCSTNTVLHLKAIAHEAGVDIDLDLINEISRKTPHLCSLSPGGKDHLVDLNRAGGIPAVMRQLLDAGLLNGECLTVTGHRVKDNLAATPVKDREVIRPMDNPYHTQGGLAVLFGNIAPEGCVVKQSAVKPEMLQHQGPARVFHSEEAATEAIMSNSIQKGDVIVILYEGPAGGPGMREMLTPTSAIAGMGLDAQVALITDGRFSGGTKGASIGHLSPEAMEGGTLAAVTEGDIIKIDIPAKQIDLMVDQATIDQRLSAWKRPEPKIKTGYLARYARQVTSAGNGAVFKD; the protein is encoded by the coding sequence ATGAGAAGCGATACAGCCAAAAAAGGAATTGCACGGGCACCCCACCGAAGCCTCATGAAGGCCGTGGGATTTACTGACGAAGAGATCCAACGCCCCCTGGTGGGCATTGCCAACTCAGCCAATGAACTTATCCCCGGCCACATGCACCTTGACACCATTGTAAAGGCCGTGAAGGCCGGCATCACCATGGCAGGCGGAACCCCCATGGAATTTTCCACCATTGGGGTGTGCGACGGCATTGCCATGAACCACAAGGGCATGCACTACTCCCTTGCCAGCAGGGAACTCATTGCAGACTCCATAGAGGTCACGGCAATGGCCCATCCATTTGACGCCATTGTCATGGTACCTAATTGTGACAAAATTGTTCCAGGAATGATCATGGCAGCAGCACGGCTCAACATTCCGGCCATTATCATGAGCGGCGGCCCCATGCTGCCAGGCATCACCCCCGGAGGCGGTTCCAAGAAAATCGACCTCATCTCGGTATTTGAGGCAGTGGGTGCCGTGAACAAAGGCACCATGACCGAATCTGAACTCACCCGGATCGAGGATGCCGCCTGCCCCACCTGCGGATCATGCGCCGGGATGTTCACGGCCAACTCCATGAACTGCCTGACCGAGGCCATCGGTATTGGCCTTCCAGGCAATGGAACCATTCCTGCCCCCATGTCCGAAAGAATCCGCCTTGCCAAACAGGCAGGCATGCGTGTGATGGAACTATATAATAAGGATATCACCCCCCTGAATATCCTCACTCCAGAGGCATTCAGAAACGCACTGGCCGTTGACATGGCCCTTGGCTGTTCAACGAACACGGTGCTCCATCTCAAGGCCATTGCCCATGAGGCAGGCGTTGACATCGACCTTGATCTCATCAACGAAATCAGCAGAAAAACCCCCCATCTATGCTCGCTGAGTCCTGGAGGAAAAGACCACCTTGTGGATCTCAACCGGGCCGGCGGAATTCCAGCCGTAATGCGTCAACTGCTGGATGCAGGGCTTTTAAACGGCGAATGCCTCACGGTAACGGGACACCGAGTAAAGGATAATCTTGCCGCCACACCAGTTAAGGACCGAGAGGTTATACGCCCCATGGACAACCCCTACCATACCCAGGGAGGACTTGCCGTTCTTTTCGGGAATATCGCCCCTGAAGGATGCGTGGTCAAGCAGTCGGCTGTGAAGCCTGAAATGCTCCAGCACCAGGGTCCTGCAAGGGTTTTTCATTCAGAAGAGGCAGCAACGGAAGCCATCATGTCGAACTCCATACAAAAGGGTGATGTCATCGTCATCCTTTACGAGGGACCTGCCGGCGGACCGGGCATGCGGGAAATGCTCACCCCCACCTCTGCCATTGCAGGCATGGGCCTTGATGCACAAGTAGCCCTGATCACAGACGGACGGTTCTCGGGCGGAACCAAAGGCGCATCCATTGGCCACCTCTCACCCGAAGCCATGGAGGGTGGCACCCTTGCCGCCGTCACAGAAGGAGATATAATCAAGATCGATATCCCTGCAAAACAAATCGACCTTATGGTGGATCAAGCAACCATCGACCAGAGGCTGAGCGCTTGGAAACGCCCTGAACCCAAAATAAAAACAGGCTATCTGGCCCGGTATGCAAGACAGGTCACCTCCGCAGGAAACGGCGCTGTTTTTAAAGATTAA
- the larB gene encoding nickel pincer cofactor biosynthesis protein LarB, with protein sequence MNQQRLKEMLDQVAKGVLSPEQAETALKDLAFESIDYAHIDHHRSLRKGFPEVIFGQGKTAEQIIGIMQAMAKNEEIILITRMDRQKADQVRAIFQEAEYDEAARILLLKTREPQIRSKGEILVITAGTSDIPVAKEAMITAKAMGNRVNSIFDVGVAGIHRLFAHGRQIQAASVLVVVAGMEGALPSVVAGMVRAPVIAVPTSVGYGTSFGGMTALLGMLNSCSSNVAVVNIDNGFGAGFMAATINQMPDKGE encoded by the coding sequence ATGAATCAACAACGACTCAAAGAAATGCTCGACCAAGTGGCAAAGGGAGTTCTGTCCCCGGAACAAGCCGAAACTGCGCTCAAGGACTTGGCCTTTGAAAGCATAGACTACGCCCACATCGACCACCACAGGTCCTTGCGTAAGGGGTTTCCAGAGGTGATCTTTGGCCAGGGCAAAACCGCCGAACAGATCATCGGCATCATGCAGGCCATGGCAAAAAACGAAGAAATCATCCTGATCACACGCATGGACCGGCAAAAAGCAGACCAGGTCAGAGCCATTTTCCAGGAAGCCGAGTATGATGAAGCTGCAAGGATACTACTGTTAAAAACACGGGAACCCCAGATCAGGTCAAAGGGTGAAATCCTGGTCATCACGGCCGGGACTTCAGACATTCCCGTCGCAAAAGAGGCCATGATCACTGCAAAAGCCATGGGCAACCGGGTTAACTCCATCTTTGACGTGGGGGTTGCGGGAATCCACCGGCTCTTTGCCCATGGACGCCAGATACAGGCGGCTTCAGTTCTGGTTGTTGTGGCCGGAATGGAAGGCGCCCTTCCAAGTGTTGTGGCAGGCATGGTCCGTGCCCCGGTGATAGCCGTTCCCACAAGCGTGGGTTATGGAACAAGTTTTGGGGGCATGACAGCTCTCTTGGGCATGCTCAACTCCTGTTCGTCCAACGTTGCCGTGGTTAATATCGACAATGGATTTGGCGCTGGATTCATGGCTGCGACCATCAACCAGATGCCAGACAAGGGGGAATAA
- a CDS encoding ParM/StbA family protein, whose amino-acid sequence MEVVGIDVGFGFTKAFNGKNSVVFKSVLGDSTQIQFRSSLGDDQDNSNLHVTLDGKSYFIGSYAEQQSNVKEFTLDQDKLLTDFVKVLALTAIGVCCENNASLNVVSGLPVGFLTRDYKRFADLLTGRHEIIFHYENKDDITRRIHINKIQMIPQPIGSIFNLLMDDRGKITDRKLSGQKIGVVDIGFKTTDFSIFDHLQYIERSSTTMDTGISKCFSLIANKLRQESGVNIELYRMFSFIESGAIKIRGREYNIANLKKRVYAHAAAAIAADVNRLWEEDWDMDSIILSGGGSMELAPFLRSLIQGNVIPIANDVDTRLNNVQGYLKFGRHKWGYTETPVSDLPDNKETTTETNKDTALESDQNSGETKGRGWLKGSRT is encoded by the coding sequence ATGGAAGTTGTTGGAATTGACGTCGGTTTTGGATTTACAAAAGCATTTAACGGCAAAAACTCCGTTGTTTTTAAATCTGTTCTGGGAGATTCCACCCAGATCCAGTTCAGATCTTCCCTTGGCGATGACCAGGATAACTCAAACCTCCACGTCACCCTGGACGGCAAATCCTACTTTATCGGCAGCTATGCTGAACAACAGTCCAATGTCAAGGAATTTACCCTGGACCAGGATAAACTGCTGACAGACTTTGTAAAGGTACTTGCCTTAACAGCCATTGGTGTGTGCTGTGAAAACAACGCCTCGCTCAATGTGGTGTCCGGGCTGCCCGTAGGATTTTTAACAAGGGATTACAAACGCTTTGCCGACCTCCTCACCGGTCGCCACGAAATCATTTTTCACTATGAAAACAAAGACGATATCACCCGAAGAATTCATATTAATAAGATCCAAATGATCCCCCAGCCCATTGGTAGCATATTTAATCTGCTCATGGACGACAGGGGTAAAATCACCGACCGGAAACTCTCCGGTCAGAAGATCGGGGTGGTTGACATTGGGTTCAAGACAACCGATTTCAGCATATTTGACCATCTTCAATATATTGAACGAAGCTCCACCACCATGGATACGGGGATTTCCAAATGCTTTTCCTTAATTGCCAACAAACTTCGCCAGGAAAGCGGCGTAAACATAGAACTATACCGCATGTTCTCATTCATCGAATCGGGTGCAATAAAGATCAGGGGAAGGGAGTATAACATCGCAAACCTTAAAAAAAGGGTTTACGCCCATGCCGCTGCCGCCATCGCAGCCGATGTGAACCGGCTCTGGGAAGAGGACTGGGATATGGACTCCATCATTCTTTCAGGCGGAGGAAGCATGGAACTTGCTCCCTTTCTCCGATCCCTGATTCAAGGCAACGTCATCCCCATTGCCAACGACGTTGATACAAGGCTCAACAACGTCCAGGGATACCTGAAATTCGGCAGGCACAAATGGGGATACACCGAGACGCCCGTCTCTGACCTGCCGGACAACAAAGAGACCACTACTGAAACGAACAAGGACACAGCACTGGAAAGCGACCAGAATTCCGGGGAAACCAAGGGCCGAGGATGGCTCAAGGGCAGTCGAACCTGA
- a CDS encoding EF-hand domain-containing protein — protein MNIQGIGQSFSAYQSTSTRSSQEASGGFELPSADSIMGSDDDNGDGVLSLEETPMDENMFSDVDSDSDGLLSSQELEDMLSNGPPPMMGGGMGGMMAGGMGGAESGIQSILDAEDTDEDGSISEAESSLSSEIFSTLDTNQDGVISQDEMEAAQADSQENMNSMQGMPSTQTSGQSQAVNAYRQVMESLMTNLSDTGYADANLSSFIQTMA, from the coding sequence ATGAATATTCAAGGAATTGGACAGTCATTTTCAGCCTATCAGTCGACGAGTACGCGCAGTTCCCAGGAAGCCAGTGGTGGTTTTGAACTCCCCAGTGCAGACAGCATCATGGGAAGTGATGATGACAATGGGGACGGTGTACTGAGTCTCGAAGAAACACCGATGGATGAAAATATGTTCTCTGATGTCGATTCAGATTCAGACGGCCTGTTGAGCAGTCAGGAGCTTGAAGATATGCTCTCCAATGGGCCGCCACCAATGATGGGCGGCGGTATGGGCGGCATGATGGCCGGTGGAATGGGCGGTGCTGAATCAGGGATTCAATCGATCCTGGATGCGGAAGATACTGACGAAGACGGCAGTATCAGTGAAGCAGAATCCAGTCTGTCCAGCGAGATTTTTTCAACTCTGGACACAAACCAGGATGGTGTAATCTCCCAGGATGAAATGGAAGCAGCCCAGGCTGACAGTCAAGAAAACATGAACTCGATGCAGGGAATGCCTTCCACCCAGACGTCCGGACAGAGTCAGGCAGTAAATGCCTACCGCCAGGTCATGGAATCTTTGATGACCAATTTATCAGACACAGGTTATGCTGACGCCAATCTGAGCAGCTTCATTCAGACCATGGCGTAA